From the genome of Thermogemmatispora onikobensis, one region includes:
- a CDS encoding cyclase family protein → MTKIIDLTPAVPEGFKGPPSTNIGVHFEVRTKIGEGAVGERPYWQSGQVTMSLHTGCHVESALHCFERGEAIDQVALERVIGSAVVLDLTPVEERMLIDVPLLERAVERLRARGEAIRPGDILLLRSDWAQRAIGTPIYFPRSPALTEAAARWLVAKQPKSIGCDFFEEPAAREQGWTADQFVVHRTILGAGIPLIEGLVNLAQLPPRCQFFAPFYHFAGIDSAPARAFALIAEEQP, encoded by the coding sequence ATGACTAAAATCATCGATTTGACGCCGGCGGTCCCCGAGGGCTTCAAGGGACCACCGTCAACCAACATCGGCGTTCACTTCGAGGTACGCACCAAAATCGGTGAAGGAGCCGTGGGCGAGCGGCCCTACTGGCAGTCGGGCCAGGTGACCATGAGCCTGCATACGGGCTGTCACGTCGAGTCGGCCCTGCACTGCTTCGAGCGCGGCGAGGCCATCGACCAGGTGGCCCTTGAGCGCGTCATCGGTAGCGCCGTCGTCCTCGATCTAACGCCCGTTGAGGAGCGCATGCTCATCGACGTCCCGCTGCTGGAGCGAGCGGTCGAGCGCCTGCGCGCTCGCGGGGAAGCGATTCGCCCCGGCGACATCCTGCTCTTGCGCAGCGACTGGGCTCAGCGCGCCATCGGCACGCCCATCTACTTCCCGCGCTCGCCGGCCCTGACCGAGGCAGCGGCTCGCTGGCTGGTCGCGAAGCAGCCCAAGAGCATCGGCTGCGACTTCTTCGAGGAGCCGGCGGCCCGTGAGCAGGGCTGGACCGCCGATCAGTTCGTGGTCCATCGCACCATTCTCGGGGCGGGCATTCCCCTCATTGAGGGGCTGGTCAACCTGGCGCAGTTGCCGCCGCGCTGCCAGTTCTTCGCCCCCTTCTACCACTTCGCTGGCATCGACAGCGCCCCGGCGCGCGCCTTCGCCCTCATCGCGGAGGAGCAGCCATGA
- a CDS encoding putative quinol monooxygenase, with protein sequence MAYIVAAYWRAKPGQEETIRRVLEIMTPLSLQEPGCLFYQPHRSPDDPRLFFIYEQYADEAAYEAHMATPHFEQYVKGEAIPNLESRERHFFWTL encoded by the coding sequence ATGGCCTACATTGTTGCTGCCTATTGGCGTGCCAAGCCAGGTCAAGAGGAAACCATCCGTCGCGTCCTGGAGATCATGACACCCCTGTCGCTCCAGGAACCTGGCTGTCTCTTCTACCAGCCGCATCGCTCGCCCGACGACCCGCGCCTCTTCTTTATCTATGAGCAATATGCTGACGAGGCGGCCTACGAGGCCCATATGGCCACCCCGCATTTCGAACAGTATGTCAAGGGTGAGGCCATTCCCAATCTGGAGAGCCGCGAGCGCCACTTTTTCTGGACGCTCTGA
- a CDS encoding fumarylacetoacetate hydrolase family protein: MKFVTYDAGQGPRVGLLEGEQIFDVGFAGDMVAFIEAGAPIARREPVSGARLLAPLRPRSLRDFLAFEGHLKNAMGRLGRPIAPEWYTVPAYYKGLPDTVIGPDEEIPWPAYTERLDHELELAAIIGRRGKDIPKEEAMHYIFGYTIWNDVSARDVQTRELPVNMGPCKAKDWDGSNVLGPCIVTADEIDPGNLRMVVRVNGEVWGEDNSGHMHHTFADMIAYASQAQTLYPGEVFGSGTAAGGSGLELDRWLREGDVVELEIEGIGVLRNRVGKKQPQRGA; this comes from the coding sequence ATGAAATTTGTGACCTACGATGCGGGCCAGGGACCGCGCGTCGGCCTGCTCGAGGGAGAGCAGATCTTTGATGTGGGCTTCGCGGGCGACATGGTGGCCTTCATCGAAGCCGGGGCCCCCATCGCCCGCCGGGAGCCTGTCAGCGGGGCGCGCCTGCTGGCGCCGCTGCGTCCTCGCTCCCTGCGCGACTTTCTGGCCTTTGAGGGCCACCTCAAGAACGCGATGGGGCGCCTCGGACGACCCATCGCCCCCGAATGGTACACAGTGCCCGCTTACTACAAAGGGCTGCCCGATACGGTCATTGGCCCCGACGAAGAGATCCCCTGGCCGGCCTACACCGAGCGCCTCGACCATGAGCTGGAGCTGGCCGCCATCATTGGACGGCGTGGCAAGGATATCCCCAAAGAGGAGGCCATGCACTACATCTTTGGCTACACCATCTGGAACGACGTGTCGGCCCGCGACGTGCAGACGCGCGAACTGCCTGTCAACATGGGGCCGTGCAAGGCCAAGGATTGGGACGGCTCCAACGTGCTGGGACCCTGCATCGTCACCGCCGACGAGATCGATCCGGGCAACCTGCGCATGGTCGTGCGCGTCAACGGTGAGGTCTGGGGTGAGGACAACTCGGGCCACATGCACCACACCTTTGCCGACATGATCGCCTACGCCTCCCAGGCCCAGACCCTCTATCCCGGCGAGGTCTTCGGCTCCGGCACCGCCGCCGGCGGCTCCGGGCTGGAGCTGGATCGCTGGCTGCGCGAGGGCGACGTGGTCGAGCTAGAGATCGAAGGCATCGGCGTCCTGCGAAACCGCGTTGGCAAAAAACAGCCGCAGAGAGGAGCGTAA
- a CDS encoding (2Fe-2S)-binding protein — MAAMEIHFTLNGQPVAVQAEPDEMLLEVLRRELGLRSVRETCGLGICGACTALLNGQPISTCILLAPLAEGCEITTVEGLGGHHPVQRAFEEVQAFQCGYCTPGMILTIKALLEEQPAPDEETIRRALGGNLCRCGCYLKIVQAAQRAAALLAEERRRQPGPGAAPVS, encoded by the coding sequence ATGGCAGCAATGGAGATCCATTTCACACTCAACGGTCAGCCGGTCGCAGTGCAGGCCGAGCCAGACGAGATGCTGCTGGAGGTCCTGCGGCGCGAGCTGGGCCTGCGCAGCGTACGCGAGACCTGCGGCCTGGGTATCTGCGGCGCCTGTACGGCCCTGCTCAACGGCCAGCCCATCTCAACCTGTATTCTGCTGGCGCCGCTGGCCGAGGGCTGCGAGATCACCACCGTTGAGGGCCTGGGCGGCCATCATCCCGTCCAGCGCGCCTTTGAGGAGGTGCAGGCCTTTCAGTGCGGCTACTGCACTCCTGGCATGATTCTGACCATCAAGGCCCTGCTGGAGGAGCAACCAGCGCCAGACGAGGAGACGATCAGACGGGCGCTCGGGGGCAATCTCTGCCGCTGTGGCTGCTATCTCAAGATTGTACAGGCCGCCCAGCGCGCCGCGGCCCTGCTGGCCGAAGAACGACGGCGTCAGCCGGGGCCTGGAGCCGCCCCTGTCTCGTAA